In Gemmatimonadetes bacterium SCN 70-22, a single genomic region encodes these proteins:
- a CDS encoding twin-arginine translocation pathway signal protein yields the protein MTGAAVLAMGKDGIPLIPFSRAIEQDIVVAQIAAQHDATVRMLREWIALPSIAAENLNYPQGPEYMARLARDAGFEHVQLVPTTGKAGVFATLDAGAPTTLAVYFMYDVKQFDPREWSSPPLEGRIVDRPGVGKVMIGRGATNTKGPQVAFLAALRAFRAAGRKPPVNIVLVCEGEEEIGSPNFSQVVFKPEVEAALRRSVGIIIPLGSQGLDGTVEVNLGAKGICELELVATGEKWGRGPRLDVHSSLAAHIDSPAWHLVQALNTLIEPDGHTPAVEGFFDKVRPLSAEQRRILEAAIPRKNEEATKKALGVQRWIADEPWARSLERLVSQPTINIEGLVGGYTGPGGKTILPHRAVAKIDMRLVPDMTAKGTLALLERHLQQRGFGDIEVNMTGGYDPTETPADSRLVKGMLAAYRKAGIDPILWPRLAGSWPGSTFTSAPLNLPAGIFGLGHGGGAHAPDEYFVIESANPKVSGIDGATRSYVDLLYALASA from the coding sequence ATGACGGGGGCGGCGGTCCTCGCGATGGGCAAGGACGGCATCCCGCTCATTCCATTCTCGCGGGCGATCGAGCAGGACATCGTCGTTGCGCAGATCGCCGCGCAGCACGACGCGACGGTCAGGATGCTGCGCGAGTGGATCGCGCTCCCGTCCATCGCCGCCGAGAACCTGAATTACCCCCAGGGACCGGAGTACATGGCCAGGCTGGCGCGCGACGCCGGCTTCGAGCACGTCCAGCTCGTCCCCACCACGGGCAAGGCCGGCGTCTTCGCCACCCTCGACGCCGGGGCGCCCACGACGCTCGCCGTGTATTTCATGTACGACGTGAAGCAGTTCGATCCCAGGGAGTGGAGTTCGCCCCCGCTCGAGGGACGCATCGTCGACCGGCCCGGCGTGGGCAAGGTGATGATCGGGCGCGGGGCGACGAACACCAAGGGACCACAGGTCGCCTTCCTCGCCGCGCTCCGCGCCTTCCGGGCCGCCGGACGCAAGCCGCCGGTCAACATCGTCCTCGTCTGCGAGGGCGAGGAGGAGATCGGCTCGCCCAACTTCTCGCAGGTCGTCTTCAAGCCGGAGGTCGAGGCCGCGTTGCGCCGCAGCGTCGGCATCATCATCCCGTTAGGCAGCCAGGGACTCGACGGGACGGTGGAGGTGAACCTCGGCGCCAAGGGGATCTGCGAGCTCGAGCTGGTCGCCACCGGGGAGAAGTGGGGACGCGGCCCCAGGCTGGATGTCCACTCGTCGCTGGCCGCCCACATCGACAGCCCGGCCTGGCACCTCGTGCAGGCGCTCAACACCCTCATCGAGCCCGACGGCCATACCCCGGCGGTCGAGGGCTTCTTCGACAAGGTCCGCCCGCTCAGCGCCGAGCAGCGCCGCATCCTCGAGGCAGCCATCCCGCGCAAGAACGAGGAGGCGACGAAGAAGGCGTTGGGTGTGCAACGCTGGATCGCGGACGAGCCGTGGGCCAGGTCGCTGGAGCGCCTCGTCTCGCAGCCCACCATCAACATCGAGGGACTGGTGGGGGGCTACACCGGTCCTGGCGGGAAGACGATCCTCCCCCACCGCGCCGTGGCCAAGATCGACATGCGGCTGGTCCCCGACATGACCGCCAAGGGAACCCTCGCGCTGCTCGAGCGGCACCTGCAGCAGCGCGGCTTCGGCGACATCGAGGTGAACATGACCGGGGGATACGACCCCACCGAGACCCCCGCCGACTCGCGTCTGGTGAAGGGGATGCTCGCCGCCTACCGCAAGGCGGGAATCGACCCGATCCTCTGGCCACGACTGGCCGGATCGTGGCCGGGATCGACCTTCACCAGCGCGCCGCTCAACCTCCCGGCCGGGATCTTCGGCCTCGGGCACGGCGGAGGGGCGCACGCGCCTGACGAGTACTTCGTCATCGAGTCGGCGAATCCCAAGGTGTCGGGCATCGACGGTGCGACGCGGTCGTACGTGGACCTGTTGTACGCGCTGGCCTCGGCCTGA